One region of Candidatus Limnocylindrales bacterium genomic DNA includes:
- the mtnA gene encoding S-methyl-5-thioribose-1-phosphate isomerase, whose protein sequence is MIQTIEWINNKVVMIDQTRLPMEEVYREYDNYKDVAQAIKNMVIRGAPAIGVAAAMGIALGAQSISADSYEEFSIKMKEILEEMAKTRPTAVNLFWAIEEMRRCAEAHRHLPVPQLKEVLKNRALQIRDEDIQINKILGKYGAQLIKSGDTILTHCNAGALATAGYGTALGVIRSAHEEGKQIHVFVDETRPFLQGSRLTAWELAKENIPLTLITDNMAGYFMRKGKINLIIVGADRIAANGDVANKIGTYSLAVLAKEHGIPFYVAAPISTLDLSIGSGDQIPIEERNPQEVTQIAGKQIAPEAIQVANPAFDVTPHEYITAIITEKGIAWPPYEESLAKLAR, encoded by the coding sequence ATGATTCAAACCATTGAATGGATTAACAACAAAGTGGTCATGATTGATCAGACACGACTTCCCATGGAGGAAGTTTATCGAGAGTACGATAATTATAAAGATGTGGCTCAGGCCATTAAAAATATGGTCATTCGCGGTGCCCCTGCCATTGGAGTAGCCGCTGCTATGGGTATTGCCCTGGGGGCCCAGAGTATTTCGGCAGATTCTTACGAAGAATTTTCAATTAAAATGAAAGAAATCCTGGAGGAAATGGCCAAAACACGTCCCACGGCTGTGAATTTATTCTGGGCCATTGAAGAAATGCGTCGATGTGCAGAAGCTCACCGGCATTTACCTGTTCCACAACTCAAAGAAGTATTAAAAAATAGAGCCCTTCAGATACGGGATGAGGATATCCAGATCAACAAAATCCTGGGTAAGTATGGCGCGCAATTGATTAAATCCGGGGATACCATCTTGACCCATTGTAATGCCGGAGCCCTAGCAACGGCAGGATACGGAACAGCCCTGGGGGTCATTCGGTCAGCCCATGAAGAGGGAAAACAGATTCATGTTTTCGTAGATGAGACCAGACCTTTTCTCCAGGGATCTCGATTAACCGCCTGGGAGCTTGCCAAGGAGAATATTCCGCTTACCCTTATCACGGATAACATGGCCGGCTATTTCATGCGGAAAGGAAAAATTAATCTCATTATCGTGGGGGCCGACCGGATTGCTGCAAATGGAGATGTTGCCAATAAAATTGGTACCTACAGTCTGGCAGTCCTGGCCAAAGAACATGGGATTCCATTCTATGTGGCAGCTCCGATTTCTACCCTAGACTTATCCATTGGCTCCGGAGATCAAATCCCCATTGAAGAGAGGAATCCCCAAGAAGTGACCCAGATTGCCGGTAAACAGATCGCGCCAGAAGCTATCCAGGTAGCCAATCCGGCCTTCGATGTAACTCCCCACGAGTATATTACCGCCATCATTACTGAAAAAGGGATCGCCTGGCCGCCGTATGAAGAAAGTTTGGCTAAATTGGCCCGATAA